A genomic stretch from Sulfurovum sp. TSL1 includes:
- the rpoC gene encoding DNA-directed RNA polymerase subunit beta', whose product MSKFLENLTPIDLNSEERPNDIAALQLRVASPEKVLSWSYGEVKKPETINYRTLKPERDGLFCAKIFGPIRDYECLCGKYKKMRYKGVVCEKCGVEVTTSKVRRNRMGHIDLIAPVAHIWYVSSLPSRIGTLLGVKMKDLERVLYYEAYIVKTPGEASYDSEGLTPLAKYDVLNEEQYQQIMQRFGGTDLDARMGGEVIQELLADLDLVDMFNQLKLDIEATKSEAKRKTIVKRLKVIESFLHSGNRPEWMMLTQLPVLPPDLRPLVSLDGGKFAVSDVNDLYRRVINRNQRLKRLVELDAPEIIVRNEKRMLQEAVDALFDNGRRGNAVKGANKRPLKSLSEVIKGKQGRFRQNLLGKRVDFSGRSVIVVGPDLRMDQCGLPKKMAIELFKPHLMAKLEEKGYATTLKQAKKMIEKQENEVWECLEEVVDNYPILLNRAPTLHKLSIQAFHPRLIEGKAIQLHPLVCSAFNADFDGDQMAVHVPLSDEAIAEAKVLMLASMNILLPASGKAIAVPSQDMILGLYYLTLEKNDVKGEHKLFANVEEVEIAFEQQSLDLNARIRTVIDGHIAKSTAGRLILKSIIPDYVPEKYWNKILKKKDIGALVDYIYKIGGVSEAAGFLDNLKDMGFKYATKVGVSISIDDIKIPEIKAENVNAAKEEVKEIQRQYGAGLLTDQERYNKIIDIWTDANNGIAEALMSLIKEDKDGFNSVHMMADSGARGSAAQIRQLSGMRGLMAKSDGSIIETPITSNFREGLNVLEYFISTHGARKGLADTALKTANAGYLTRKLIDVAQNVKISMTDCGTHEGVEVSDIVVGNEMIEPLADRIYGRVLAEDVIDPITSEVLVSEGTMIDEETAARVQDAGVRSVVMRAPSSCKAPKGICAKCYGLNMADNKMVKRGEAVGVIAAQSIGEPGTQLTLRTFHTGGTATAGKEDRQVIASKEGFIRYYNLNVYRNREGNLIVANRRNAGVLLVEPKIKATVDGTVSLVVTHDEYVISVNAGSADEIKYNLRKSDVAKSNELAGVAGKVEGKLFLPLQDGDKVKEGDSIVEVINEGWSVPSRVPFASELKVEDGAPVTQNVVSESKGTVKFFLLKGDYLEAHTGITEGTKVVEKGLFAVVVDENNREAARHYISRGSVVKVDNDAMVQRGDLLSAPETSTQVVIAEWDPYSEPIIAEQQGKLKFEDIIPGVTVVEQFDEVTGDTRLELNEYIPAAYKPAIVLATESGELIRYQLDAKTILFVKDGDDVSIADILAKTPKAAIKSKDITGGLPRVSELFEARRPKDIALIAQIDGVVSFGKPLRGKERLIITGDNGQVTEQFVDKNKVSLVHTGEYVHAGEKLTDGTVSSHDILAALGEKALYEYIVSEVQMVYRRQGVNISDKHIEIVTSQMMRQVKVVESGDSKFIAGDIVSRRKFQEENERVIALGGEPSIAEPMLVGITRSAVGADSIISAASFQDTTKVLTSASIAGTVDTLEDLKENVVIGRLIPVGTGMIDNNDIKFSAAK is encoded by the coding sequence TGTTGCACATATCTGGTATGTCTCTTCGCTTCCATCACGTATCGGTACACTTTTGGGTGTCAAGATGAAAGACCTTGAGAGAGTACTTTACTATGAAGCCTATATCGTTAAAACCCCTGGTGAAGCATCTTATGACAGTGAAGGTCTAACACCGCTGGCAAAATATGATGTACTGAACGAAGAGCAGTATCAACAGATCATGCAACGTTTCGGTGGTACAGACCTTGATGCAAGAATGGGCGGAGAGGTCATTCAGGAACTGCTTGCAGACCTTGACCTTGTGGATATGTTCAACCAGCTTAAACTTGATATCGAAGCGACAAAATCTGAAGCCAAAAGAAAGACGATCGTTAAACGTCTTAAAGTGATCGAATCATTCCTTCATTCAGGAAACAGACCAGAGTGGATGATGTTGACACAACTTCCGGTACTTCCACCGGATCTAAGACCTCTTGTAAGTCTTGATGGCGGTAAGTTCGCAGTTTCTGATGTGAATGACCTCTATAGAAGGGTGATCAACAGAAACCAGAGACTTAAAAGACTGGTAGAACTGGATGCACCTGAAATCATCGTTAGAAATGAAAAGCGTATGCTTCAAGAAGCGGTAGATGCACTTTTTGATAACGGTAGAAGAGGGAATGCGGTTAAGGGTGCGAACAAAAGACCATTGAAGTCGCTCTCTGAAGTGATCAAAGGGAAACAGGGACGTTTCAGACAGAACCTTCTTGGTAAAAGGGTTGACTTCTCTGGTCGTTCTGTTATCGTTGTCGGTCCGGATCTACGTATGGATCAGTGTGGATTGCCTAAGAAAATGGCGATCGAACTCTTTAAGCCGCACTTGATGGCAAAGCTTGAAGAAAAAGGGTATGCAACCACACTGAAACAAGCTAAAAAGATGATCGAAAAACAAGAGAATGAAGTATGGGAGTGTCTGGAAGAAGTAGTTGATAACTATCCTATCTTACTGAACCGTGCACCGACGCTTCACAAATTGTCGATCCAGGCGTTCCACCCAAGATTGATCGAGGGGAAAGCGATCCAATTGCACCCACTGGTATGTTCTGCGTTCAACGCCGACTTCGATGGGGACCAGATGGCGGTACACGTACCACTTTCTGATGAAGCGATCGCTGAAGCAAAAGTATTGATGCTTGCATCAATGAACATCTTGCTTCCGGCATCAGGTAAGGCGATCGCCGTACCTTCACAGGATATGATTTTAGGGCTATACTACCTGACACTTGAAAAAAATGATGTGAAAGGTGAACATAAACTTTTTGCCAACGTAGAAGAGGTAGAGATCGCATTTGAACAACAGTCACTGGATCTGAACGCACGTATCAGAACCGTGATCGATGGGCATATTGCTAAATCGACTGCAGGTAGACTGATCTTAAAATCGATCATTCCTGATTATGTACCGGAAAAATACTGGAACAAGATCTTGAAGAAAAAAGATATCGGTGCATTGGTTGACTATATCTATAAAATAGGCGGTGTGTCTGAAGCTGCAGGTTTCCTTGATAATCTTAAGGATATGGGTTTCAAATATGCTACCAAAGTAGGGGTATCAATCTCTATTGATGATATTAAGATACCTGAGATAAAAGCAGAAAATGTAAATGCTGCCAAAGAAGAAGTAAAAGAGATCCAGAGACAATATGGTGCGGGTCTTCTAACGGATCAGGAACGTTATAACAAAATTATCGATATCTGGACGGATGCGAACAATGGTATTGCAGAAGCGCTTATGTCTCTTATCAAAGAAGATAAAGACGGATTTAACTCGGTGCATATGATGGCAGACTCGGGAGCGAGAGGTTCGGCAGCGCAGATCAGACAGCTTTCTGGTATGAGGGGTCTTATGGCGAAATCAGACGGGTCAATTATTGAAACGCCTATTACGTCAAACTTCCGTGAAGGTCTGAACGTACTTGAGTACTTTATTTCAACGCACGGTGCAAGAAAAGGTCTTGCCGATACAGCACTTAAGACGGCGAATGCGGGTTACTTGACAAGAAAACTGATCGATGTGGCACAAAACGTGAAGATCTCTATGACAGATTGTGGTACACACGAAGGTGTAGAAGTATCTGATATCGTTGTGGGTAACGAGATGATCGAGCCATTGGCAGACCGTATCTACGGTAGAGTACTCGCTGAAGATGTGATCGATCCTATCACTTCTGAAGTATTGGTCAGCGAAGGTACGATGATAGATGAAGAGACTGCTGCAAGAGTACAAGATGCAGGAGTACGTTCAGTGGTTATGAGAGCACCTTCATCATGTAAAGCACCAAAAGGTATCTGTGCAAAATGTTATGGTCTGAACATGGCTGACAACAAAATGGTAAAACGTGGGGAAGCGGTAGGGGTTATCGCCGCACAATCGATCGGTGAACCGGGTACACAGCTGACACTACGTACATTCCACACGGGTGGTACGGCAACAGCAGGCAAAGAGGACAGACAGGTTATCGCAAGCAAAGAAGGTTTCATTCGATACTATAACCTGAATGTATACCGTAACAGAGAGGGTAACCTTATCGTTGCCAACAGAAGAAATGCCGGGGTACTTTTGGTTGAACCTAAGATCAAAGCAACCGTTGACGGTACCGTTTCTCTGGTTGTGACACATGACGAGTATGTGATCTCTGTGAATGCAGGCAGTGCGGATGAGATCAAGTACAACCTTAGAAAATCGGATGTGGCGAAGTCAAACGAACTTGCAGGTGTTGCAGGTAAAGTAGAAGGAAAACTTTTCTTACCGCTTCAGGACGGTGATAAAGTAAAAGAGGGTGACTCTATTGTTGAAGTGATCAACGAGGGGTGGTCTGTACCAAGCCGTGTGCCATTCGCTTCTGAACTTAAAGTAGAAGATGGTGCGCCGGTGACACAAAATGTGGTTTCTGAGTCAAAAGGTACGGTGAAGTTCTTCTTGCTTAAAGGGGACTATCTTGAGGCACATACAGGTATCACAGAGGGTACAAAAGTAGTAGAAAAAGGTCTCTTTGCTGTGGTTGTTGATGAAAACAACAGAGAAGCAGCAAGACACTATATCTCAAGAGGGTCTGTAGTAAAAGTGGACAATGATGCGATGGTACAAAGAGGTGATCTTCTTTCTGCACCTGAAACATCTACGCAGGTAGTGATCGCTGAATGGGACCCATACTCAGAGCCAATTATTGCTGAACAGCAAGGGAAACTGAAGTTTGAAGATATCATTCCGGGTGTGACCGTGGTTGAGCAGTTTGACGAAGTGACGGGTGATACAAGACTGGAACTCAATGAGTATATCCCTGCTGCTTATAAACCGGCTATCGTATTGGCAACTGAAAGCGGTGAGTTGATCCGTTATCAGCTTGATGCGAAAACGATCCTCTTTGTAAAAGACGGAGATGACGTTAGTATCGCGGATATCTTGGCAAAAACACCAAAAGCGGCGATCAAGTCAAAAGATATTACCGGGGGTCTTCCGAGAGTTTCTGAACTCTTTGAAGCCAGACGTCCTAAAGATATCGCATTGATCGCGCAGATCGATGGTGTGGTCAGTTTCGGTAAACCATTACGTGGTAAAGAGAGACTGATCATTACGGGTGATAACGGTCAGGTCACTGAACAGTTCGTCGACAAGAACAAAGTATCGCTGGTACACACTGGTGAGTATGTACATGCCGGTGAAAAATTGACCGACGGTACTGTCTCAAGTCATGATATCCTTGCAGCACTTGGTGAAAAAGCACTCTACGAGTATATTGTATCTGAGGTACAGATGGTCTACCGTAGACAAGGGGTTAACATCTCAGACAAACACATCGAGATCGTGACTTCTCAGATGATGAGACAAGTGAAAGTGGTTGAGAGCGGTGACTCTAAGTTTATCGCAGGAGATATCGTATCTCGTCGTAAGTTCCAAGAAGAGAACGAAAGGGTGATCGCACTTGGAGGAGAACCTTCTATCGCCGAGCCGATGCTTGTAGGTATTACCCGTTCAGCGGTTGGGGCAGACAGTATTATCTCTGCTGCATCATTCCAGGATACAACAAAGGTATTGACATCTGCATCGATCGCAGGAACAGTCGATACACTTGAAGATCTTAAAGAAAACGTTGTTATCGGACGTCTTATCCCAGTGGGTACGGGGATGATAGATAACAATGACATCAAGTTTTCTGCTGCAAAGTAA